A DNA window from Deltaproteobacteria bacterium contains the following coding sequences:
- the aroF gene encoding 3-deoxy-7-phosphoheptulonate synthase, with protein sequence MIIVMKEMASEDKIQSVLQKVHDLGYKTSVIRGVNRTVIAAVGDERGKFMLQQMETLSGVDRVVPVLDPYKLASRTSQIENSVIHVNGASVGDGWLTVIAGPCSVESYDQMMESARIVKEHGGKILRGGAFKPRTSPYSFQGLEEEGLKYLAEAGKAYGLPVVTEVVNPRDAELVVQYADILQVGARNTQNYALLKELGQAGKPVLLKRGMSSTIEELLMSAEYILSEGNSQVILCERGIRTFERATRSTLDLSAVPVLKEKTHLPVIVDPSHATGNWKYVPAMAKAAVVAGADGIMVEMHPRPEEALCDGEQSLRPKSFQGLMEEIRQLCVLMEKRM encoded by the coding sequence ATGATTATTGTAATGAAGGAAATGGCATCGGAAGACAAAATTCAGAGCGTGCTTCAGAAAGTACACGATCTGGGATACAAGACCAGCGTCATTCGCGGGGTCAATCGGACTGTTATTGCCGCGGTCGGCGATGAAAGGGGCAAGTTTATGTTGCAGCAGATGGAGACGCTTTCAGGGGTGGACCGGGTGGTACCGGTACTTGACCCGTACAAATTGGCGAGCCGTACCAGCCAGATCGAAAATTCCGTCATTCATGTGAATGGAGCCAGCGTTGGAGACGGATGGTTAACCGTGATCGCCGGTCCTTGTTCAGTTGAAAGCTACGATCAGATGATGGAATCCGCCCGCATCGTTAAGGAGCACGGCGGAAAAATCCTTCGAGGCGGCGCTTTCAAGCCTCGCACCTCACCTTACAGCTTCCAAGGCTTGGAGGAAGAAGGGCTTAAGTACCTGGCGGAAGCAGGCAAAGCGTACGGCCTTCCCGTTGTCACCGAGGTGGTTAATCCTCGAGACGCCGAGCTCGTTGTTCAGTATGCCGATATACTGCAGGTGGGCGCCCGGAACACCCAGAATTACGCGCTGTTGAAGGAGTTGGGACAGGCGGGAAAGCCGGTTCTGTTGAAACGCGGCATGAGCAGCACCATCGAGGAATTGCTTATGTCCGCCGAATATATTCTTTCCGAGGGAAACAGCCAAGTGATACTCTGCGAACGCGGGATTCGTACGTTCGAGAGAGCCACGCGCAGCACCCTCGACTTGAGCGCTGTTCCGGTGCTGAAAGAAAAAACACATTTGCCGGTCATTGTGGACCCGAGCCACGCCACGGGCAACTGGAAATACGTTCCAGCCATGGCCAAAGCGGCGGTGGTTGCAGGCGCCGATGGAATCATGGTGGAAATGCACCCGCGTCCGGAGGAAGCACTGTGCGACGGCGAGCAGTCCCTGAGACCCAAATCCTTTCAGGGCTTGATGGAAGAGATACGGCAACT